The nucleotide sequence GCACCTGATGCCTTCAGGGTCGAGAGCTGCGAGCTGATCGTCGGTGCGCTGGTCTCGTAGGTCTGCTCCGCGATGATCATGCTCGCGGCCTTGTCGCCGAGTGCGCGCTTGAAGCCGGCGACATAGTCGCGGCCGAAATCGTCGTTCTGGGACAGGATGGCGATCTTTGCGCCGGGTTTGGTGCGCAGCACGTGCTTGGCATAGACCACGCCTTCGGACTCGTAGGCCGCCATGCCCGGCATGGTCCACGGATATTTTTGCGGATCGGCCCATTTCGTCGCGCCCGAGAGCACGAAGAGTTGTGGCACCTTCTTGCCGTTGAGGTAGCGCTGCACGGCGCTGTTGGTGGCAGTGCCGAGCGAGCCGAACATCATCAGGACCTCGTCCTGCTCCACCAGCTTGCGGGTCTGCTCGACCGTCTTCGGCGGCGAGTAGGCGTCATCAAGCGTGATGAACTTGACCTTGCGGCCCTTGATGCCGCCTTCGGCATTGACCTTCTCGAAGAACGCTTCCTGCGTCCGTCCGATCGCGCCGAAGCCGGAGGCCGGACCGCTATAGGGCAGGGTCTGCCCGATGCGGATCTCGTCGCTGCCTTCGGCATGGACGGTCCCTGCGGCGAGCGTCAGCAACGACATGCCGATCAGTGCGGCTGCCAGCTTCATGATGTCCTCCCGTTTGTCTTGTCAGTTCGAAACGTCAGGCGCTGGCACGCATGAGGAAATCCTGCCGCGCCTGATCGAACTCCACCTTCATCCGGCCGACCAGCTCTGCAACCGGAGGCGCATCCACGATCTGGCCGATGCCCTGGCCCGATCCCCAGATGTCGCGCCACGCCTTGGATTTCATGTTGCCGCCGGAGCCGAAATTCATCTTCGATTTGTCGGCGATGGGGAGATTGTCCGGATCGAGCCCGGCCGCGGCGATCGAGGGGCCGAGATAATTGCCGTGCACGCCGGTGAACAAATTGGTGTAGACGATGTCGTGCGCGGCGTGCTGCGTCAGCGCCGACTTGTAGGCCTCGTCGGCGTTGGCTTCCTGCGTCGCGATGAAGCGGGTACCCATATAGGCGAGGTCGGCGCCCAGCGTCAGCGCGGAGGCGATGCCAAAACCGTCGCTGATTGCGCCCGACAGCAGGATCGCGCCATCGAACCATTGCTTGACCTCGCGCACCAGCGCGAAGGGCGACAGCATGCCGGCATGTCCGCCTGCGCCGGCGCAGACCAGGATCAGGCCATCAACGCCCTGCTCGGCGGCTTTGCGCGCATGCTTGACGTTGATGACGTCGTGAAACACCAGCCCGCCATAGGAATGCGCGGCCTCGACGATCTCGGCCGGAGGCCGCAGCGAGGTGATGATGATGGGCGCCTTGTGCTTCACACAGGTCTCCATGTCCTTCATCAGCCGGTCGTTGGAGGCGTGGCAGATCTGGTTGACGGCGTAGGGCGCGACCTTTTTGCCGGGATTGCGCGACTTGTATTCGCCGAGCTCGTCCTCGATGCGGCTCAGCCACTCGTCGAGCTTCTCGACTGGACGGGCATTGAGCGCGGGGAACGAGCCGACGACACCGGCCTTGCACTGGGCGATCACCAGCTCCGGTCCAGAGACTATGAAGAGCGGCGAGCCGACGACGGGCAGCTCCAGATTGTTCCTGAGCAGGGCGGGCAGTGCCATCCGATCCTCCTGACAACGCGCGTCGACAGCCTGCCGGCCGATTGTGAGCGCTTCCATGTCGATTGTCGCGCCGGCGGGTATCCGCCGCGTGCGCCTTTGATTCCACTATAGGGTTGGACGGCAGGCCGCGGATCGTTCAATATTGAACATACCCAT is from Bradyrhizobium xenonodulans and encodes:
- a CDS encoding ABC transporter substrate-binding protein, with amino-acid sequence MKLAAALIGMSLLTLAAGTVHAEGSDEIRIGQTLPYSGPASGFGAIGRTQEAFFEKVNAEGGIKGRKVKFITLDDAYSPPKTVEQTRKLVEQDEVLMMFGSLGTATNSAVQRYLNGKKVPQLFVLSGATKWADPQKYPWTMPGMAAYESEGVVYAKHVLRTKPGAKIAILSQNDDFGRDYVAGFKRALGDKAASMIIAEQTYETSAPTISSQLSTLKASGADVLFGVVLGKFTSQMVKGVAEIGWKPDLFFVPTSASSISFLEPAGLDNSVGLISSSNQKDTMDPQWADDPGVKEYFAFMKQYMPTADLSNSNYAAGYHYATLLMTVLKACKDDFSRDSIMRQAASLKEVKLPLLLPGMSVTTGPDDYLPFQQLQLRRFNGKSWVGFGDVLDDR
- a CDS encoding NAD(P)H-dependent flavin oxidoreductase — translated: MALPALLRNNLELPVVGSPLFIVSGPELVIAQCKAGVVGSFPALNARPVEKLDEWLSRIEDELGEYKSRNPGKKVAPYAVNQICHASNDRLMKDMETCVKHKAPIIITSLRPPAEIVEAAHSYGGLVFHDVINVKHARKAAEQGVDGLILVCAGAGGHAGMLSPFALVREVKQWFDGAILLSGAISDGFGIASALTLGADLAYMGTRFIATQEANADEAYKSALTQHAAHDIVYTNLFTGVHGNYLGPSIAAAGLDPDNLPIADKSKMNFGSGGNMKSKAWRDIWGSGQGIGQIVDAPPVAELVGRMKVEFDQARQDFLMRASA